The following is a genomic window from Desulfonatronum thiosulfatophilum.
TCGGCCTCGGTCAGGTTGCCGGAAAGCAGGTAACGGGTGGCGGTGTATACGGCAAAATCCCGCGGAAGGGGCTTGGGCAGCCCCAGGACCATGGCCACGCTTTGCGCCGCGGTGCGGCCTTCATTGTCCGTGACGCCCGGACGGAACCCCACTTCCAGGGTCCAGTCGAAACCATCGGGAGCGGGCAAGGGAGAAAGAGACGCCACGTGCAGAATGGGGTCGTCCAGGACATGGCGCTCCATAACAAGCTGGATCTGCTGCTCGTCAAGGCCGGCAACCGTGAATACCTTGACGGTCGACACCTTGTGCACGGCCATGCCCAGTTCCTGGTAAATTTTTTGGCCTACACGGTTGCCGAGGGTGTCGCTCACATGGTCCCTAGGGCCTACTTCCACTCGCCACAACGTCATATTCTTGCTCCTGTGTCCCAAAAAAAATCATAGAGGGGCTTCCATTCGGAAGCTTGTCTTGCTCTTGCGGATTGCAACGCCAACAATCCTTAGGCGTTGTCCAAGCAGTTCCTGTCTGCAACCAGTTGTTGCTGAAAAAACGGTAACGACTCAGTACAGTCGGGGTATGGCATCAATTCGGCAATGGATTCCCCCCCTTGCGGGAATGACTTTTTTTCAACAACGTCTCCGGGTCAGTCATACCCGCGAAGGCGGGTATCCAGTCCGCTTTTACTCGGATGGGCTGAGTCGTTACCGCTGTCCTTATGACAGGAAGGCAGACGTGAGATCTGTTCGATTGTTCGTTTTGCGGATAAGACGCCTAAGTTACGGTGCAGCCAAGGTTTCAGGTTTTTCCGTGACCACAATCGTGTTGCCGCCGCTCCGTTTGGCCGAATATGACGCTCGATCCGCTCGGCTGAGAAAACTCTCCGCTGATTCCCCCGCCAAATATTCGCTGATTCCGATGCTGAAACTGATTTCCGAGGCGAAGGTCTCAGCCACGCTTTTATTGATGCGGTCCGCCAGGTGAGCCAGTTGTTCGGCGGAGGATTCCGTTGCGAGGATGACAAACTCATCGCCGCCGTAACGGGCGGGAAAGTCCGCGCCCTTGCGGCAGGTATCGCGAAATATCTTGCCGACGTTGCGCAGCACCTCGTCGCCGGCCTGGTGCCCTTTGGTGTCGTTGATCAGTTTGAATCTGTCCATGTCGCAGAATATCAGGCTCAGTGCGTGCCTGTTGCGGAGAGCCCGGCTGATTTCCCGGCGCAGGATCTCGTGAAAATAGCGTTGGTTGAACAGCCCGGTCAAATCGTCAAGCATGGCTTGCTGCCGGAGTTTTTCTTCCAGACGGCGTATGGTGGTCAGGTCACGTCCAACGACTAGGTAATCGGCGGGTTCACCCGGCAAGGCGGGCAGGGGAGAGAAGATCAACTCCAGGGGGATGGCCGGTCCGCCTTCTATAAAAAGGACGGCTTCCTGGGGATCGCTCATGGTTTGCAGGAGATGCTCGTCCCAGACCTCGGCGAAAGCCCCGGCCGGAGTCGTGATGGAGAAAAGATTGCGGCCGACGAGTTCTGCCGGCAGCAGTTTCGAAGTGAAGGTGATGATGCCGCTGGGGGTTACGGTGAGTATCACGTCCCGCATGGCGTTGACCAAGCCCTTCAGGAAGTTTCGCTGCTTGTGCATGCTCAGCTGCAGTCCGGCAATATCCTGAATATCTTCCAGCAGCAGCAGAATTCCGGGCCGCTGCGCATCCGAGAACTTGTGAGCGGTGAAGTAGAGGCAGGGCGTGTTGATGTCCGGAGTCATGGAAGCGGGGCAGTTCAGGGAACTGATGGACCGGGTGCTTTCATCCCGGATGAACTCAGGCCATGCTGTTTCGGAATTGAGCAGTCCGATGGCCCGCAAGACAGAGGAGATGTCTCGGCCGTGGATGCTCTTCGTACGCAGGAGCCGAAGCAGGCTGGGATTGGCGGCAACGACCTCGCCGGATTCATTGAGTCGGGCCACGCCTACGGGAAGACCATCCAGCATGCCGGCCTTTTCTTCCAGGACCGCGGTTCGTTGCATGTACCGCTCCAGGGCCAATGCCGCGAAAATCGCGTATTGCCGCAACTGGACCAAGGTTTCATGGGGCAGATCCTTTTGATGGATGCGCAACTCGCCCCAGGTGGCGGGGCCGACCTGCATGGGAATGCCCAATCCCTTGAAGGTCCAGGCCAGCTCATGAAATGGTACAAAAGTCTGGACTTCGGAAACAGTCGAGCCCTGATGGCGCCGGAACAATGTCCAGCCCTGTCCTTGAGGCCAGGCAAGGCCAAGTTCCCAGTTCTGCAGATTCCATTGGTGAAAAAGATGCTTCTGAAAAATCCGGGCCAGAGTCTGCACTCCGCCGGTGGATTGGGACAGATCCAAGCTCAGGAAAAAAAGTCGTTGGGTCGTTTCCATGGACTGGGAATGCAGATGCAGGTCAGCCTCCTGGTCCGAGAGATTCAATAGTTCCGTCAGCGCCTT
Proteins encoded in this region:
- a CDS encoding sensor domain-containing diguanylate cyclase; the protein is MATTNSIESLAASLNKTFAPALVALVREIACPFPDFNRIAQFIKSDPVLTTNILALVNSPFYALNQKVLDLKRAAVILGTLELLKITLSVSLYQSIFLSTKCKQQNFHTWRKTIWSALVAQCLAERLCPEKADIAYLSALLMNISRLLQARLPNDRDHAALSVELLRQWDLPEEILEAISRHHDMDSLKEHSAFQQCVILGSQWSDLEMERETDPLELLRFKHLLQGVLHDAPGHDSGFEQLRESILRRFKALTELLNLSDQEADLHLHSQSMETTQRLFFLSLDLSQSTGGVQTLARIFQKHLFHQWNLQNWELGLAWPQGQGWTLFRRHQGSTVSEVQTFVPFHELAWTFKGLGIPMQVGPATWGELRIHQKDLPHETLVQLRQYAIFAALALERYMQRTAVLEEKAGMLDGLPVGVARLNESGEVVAANPSLLRLLRTKSIHGRDISSVLRAIGLLNSETAWPEFIRDESTRSISSLNCPASMTPDINTPCLYFTAHKFSDAQRPGILLLLEDIQDIAGLQLSMHKQRNFLKGLVNAMRDVILTVTPSGIITFTSKLLPAELVGRNLFSITTPAGAFAEVWDEHLLQTMSDPQEAVLFIEGGPAIPLELIFSPLPALPGEPADYLVVGRDLTTIRRLEEKLRQQAMLDDLTGLFNQRYFHEILRREISRALRNRHALSLIFCDMDRFKLINDTKGHQAGDEVLRNVGKIFRDTCRKGADFPARYGGDEFVILATESSAEQLAHLADRINKSVAETFASEISFSIGISEYLAGESAESFLSRADRASYSAKRSGGNTIVVTEKPETLAAP